In Paenibacillus ihbetae, the following are encoded in one genomic region:
- a CDS encoding cache domain-containing sensor histidine kinase: protein MFFIRIMNDMKMKKKLAITFISVAVLPLLLSGLFLTGKLRELVIRDAFTQVSNNVERVRKRTEELIKVPLDISNRLMNDNMMKRVAGQKYDSYVEVIQAYRAYTDIRDYLQQYKEISGIRVYAENKGALNNWEFIQPDESITTQNWYKEAIKQKGLVGWNLIEDERKAAEYLSLFRSFPLDSSGRKGVLVINVDKQHLSSILDQESFPTFIVDNQHRIVASNQAGGSGKELSDMHTSENIRSLQEGSYDMSVNGKASKVVIASLHPQDSWNGLRIISIFSVAEITRDANQVIRLGVAVITASLLFAALLVYASASLLSGRLLRLSKHMSKVRSGSWEAFLHIDGNDEIGMLSRQFNALVRDVNDLVHEVQETNHQKSLVEQRQNEIKFKMLTSQINPHFLFNSLESIRMEAHIRKQDDIADAVWLLSTLLRSSLETGNGKIPLSKELERVRCYLDIQKFRYEDRLRYQLTVGPGLQEMMVPPFMIQPLVENAVVHGLDNRAEGVFIKVEVKEISRGVQVNVSDNGAGLSADRLALIREELASSVLDEEEQRIGLRNVNDRLTLLYGAASALHIESEPGVGTCVTFFIPGGGSE, encoded by the coding sequence ATGTTTTTTATCCGAATCATGAATGACATGAAAATGAAGAAGAAGCTGGCGATTACGTTCATATCGGTGGCCGTTCTTCCCTTGCTGCTATCCGGCCTGTTTCTGACCGGGAAGCTCCGCGAGCTTGTCATTAGAGACGCCTTTACGCAAGTATCCAACAATGTTGAACGCGTCCGAAAACGTACGGAAGAGCTGATCAAGGTGCCGCTCGATATTTCAAACCGGCTGATGAATGACAACATGATGAAGAGAGTAGCCGGCCAAAAGTACGACAGCTATGTCGAAGTCATTCAGGCATACCGGGCGTACACGGATATTCGCGACTACCTCCAGCAGTACAAGGAGATATCGGGTATCCGCGTCTATGCAGAAAATAAGGGGGCGCTCAACAATTGGGAATTTATCCAGCCGGACGAAAGCATCACCACCCAAAACTGGTATAAGGAGGCCATTAAGCAGAAAGGGCTGGTTGGCTGGAATTTAATCGAAGATGAACGGAAGGCTGCCGAGTATCTAAGCTTGTTTCGTTCCTTTCCGCTTGACTCCTCTGGGCGAAAAGGGGTTCTGGTCATCAATGTGGACAAGCAGCATTTAAGTTCCATTCTGGACCAAGAGTCGTTTCCTACCTTTATCGTGGATAATCAGCATCGGATCGTCGCGTCCAATCAAGCTGGAGGATCGGGAAAGGAATTATCGGATATGCACACCAGTGAAAATATACGATCCCTTCAGGAAGGAAGCTACGACATGTCCGTCAACGGCAAAGCGTCCAAGGTGGTTATCGCCAGCTTACATCCACAGGATAGCTGGAACGGACTTCGCATTATTTCCATTTTCTCCGTTGCCGAAATTACCCGTGATGCTAATCAAGTGATCCGTCTCGGCGTGGCCGTGATCACAGCCAGTCTGCTATTTGCCGCCCTGCTTGTTTATGCTTCCGCTTCGTTATTATCCGGAAGGCTCCTCCGGTTGAGCAAGCATATGTCCAAAGTCCGGTCCGGATCCTGGGAAGCCTTTCTGCATATCGATGGAAATGACGAAATTGGCATGCTGTCCAGGCAATTTAATGCGCTGGTCAGAGACGTGAACGATTTGGTCCATGAGGTCCAGGAAACGAATCACCAGAAAAGCCTGGTGGAGCAGAGGCAGAACGAGATCAAGTTCAAGATGCTGACCAGCCAGATTAACCCCCATTTTCTGTTCAACTCGCTGGAGTCGATCCGGATGGAGGCCCATATTCGCAAGCAAGACGATATCGCGGATGCGGTGTGGCTGCTGAGTACGCTCCTGCGCAGCAGTCTCGAGACCGGCAACGGGAAGATTCCGCTCAGCAAAGAGCTTGAGCGGGTGCGCTGTTATCTCGATATTCAGAAGTTCAGGTATGAAGACCGTTTGAGGTATCAATTGACGGTGGGCCCGGGTCTGCAGGAGATGATGGTCCCGCCGTTCATGATCCAGCCACTGGTGGAGAACGCAGTCGTTCATGGATTGGATAACCGCGCGGAAGGAGTCTTCATTAAAGTAGAAGTAAAAGAAATTTCAAGGGGAGTTCAAGTCAACGTGAGTGATAACGGCGCCGGCCTTTCGGCCGATCGTCTCGCGCTTATACGGGAAGAGCTTGCTTCATCCGTTCTGGATGAGGAGGAGCAGCGGATCGGGCTACGAAACGTAAATGACCGGCTTACCTTGCTGTACGGGGCAGCCAGTGCGCTGCATATCGAAAGCGAACCTGGGGTCGGAACTTGTGTCACATTTTTTATTCCTGGAGGTGGTTCCGAATGA
- a CDS encoding response regulator transcription factor: MMKVMIVDDEPKLRQGLQTLIPWESLGLTVTATASNGIEALEMIQQEPPDIAVVDIRMPLMDGLQLIQSLTSTGYPMQFIILSGYADFEYAKQAIKYGVSGYLLKPVDISEMKNTLKRVSERIKEDRLKQGQHQMKAVNREWFLHDLFAPQDKFKDPAAMKSMAKEAGLLWSSYETVAVFPRVSEVERPDALQRLDHALKPIIEGRDMGVVTVSPPYVILLLREPLRSKQRREELYREIRNASGDYRFVAATGGTVSVPEEINRSFLKAQDLIKQAFFCEKGRLLGPNPSLHSVPESTRPSNHNVEETTEELIFRLYYSLDAGNQTMIRPLLEEAAAFFLTQEPDESFVKESFFFLSNAVIHKLTAGSRKEMKGTEEVSRFLKGIFEYEFLDELIDETCRFLLGLAEDAEPEGKEKELKIMINIIHRHYADNLKLETLAGMLNYSTAYLGQLFKNKTGEYFNTYLDRVRIQKAKELLEQGKKVYEVAELVGYTSVNYFHSKFKKYEGRSPSEFKNP, translated from the coding sequence ATGATGAAGGTCATGATCGTGGACGATGAACCGAAGCTTCGTCAAGGCCTTCAAACCTTGATACCGTGGGAAAGCCTGGGACTAACCGTTACGGCCACGGCATCCAATGGTATTGAAGCGTTGGAAATGATTCAACAAGAGCCTCCAGACATTGCCGTCGTCGATATCCGCATGCCGCTTATGGACGGTTTGCAATTGATCCAGTCCCTTACATCGACCGGTTATCCAATGCAATTTATCATCCTAAGCGGGTATGCCGACTTCGAATATGCCAAGCAAGCGATTAAATACGGGGTTTCCGGGTATCTCCTTAAACCTGTGGATATCAGTGAAATGAAGAATACGCTAAAGCGGGTAAGCGAGCGTATCAAAGAGGACCGCCTGAAACAGGGGCAGCACCAGATGAAGGCTGTGAACCGGGAGTGGTTTTTGCACGATCTTTTCGCTCCGCAGGATAAATTCAAAGACCCCGCCGCTATGAAGAGCATGGCAAAAGAGGCCGGGCTGCTGTGGAGCAGCTATGAGACCGTTGCGGTTTTTCCGCGGGTTTCCGAAGTCGAGCGCCCCGATGCGCTGCAGAGGCTTGATCATGCGCTGAAGCCGATCATTGAAGGCAGAGATATGGGGGTGGTTACCGTTAGTCCCCCGTACGTCATCCTGCTCCTGCGAGAGCCGCTGCGCAGCAAACAGCGCCGGGAGGAATTGTACCGGGAGATCCGGAACGCTTCGGGCGACTACCGATTCGTCGCTGCAACCGGGGGAACGGTATCGGTGCCCGAAGAGATTAACCGCTCATTTTTAAAAGCACAGGACTTGATCAAGCAAGCCTTCTTCTGCGAGAAGGGACGTCTGCTGGGGCCCAATCCTTCGCTTCATTCTGTACCGGAATCCACTCGGCCGTCGAACCATAACGTCGAAGAGACGACGGAGGAGCTTATCTTCCGCTTGTATTACAGCTTGGATGCAGGCAACCAGACCATGATTCGTCCATTGTTGGAAGAGGCGGCTGCATTTTTCCTTACGCAGGAGCCGGATGAAAGCTTTGTCAAAGAATCGTTCTTCTTTCTATCCAACGCCGTCATTCATAAGCTGACTGCGGGCTCCCGTAAGGAAATGAAGGGGACAGAGGAGGTTTCGCGATTTTTGAAAGGGATATTCGAATACGAGTTTTTGGACGAGCTGATCGACGAGACCTGCCGTTTTCTGCTCGGATTAGCGGAGGACGCTGAACCGGAAGGGAAGGAAAAAGAATTAAAGATCATGATCAACATCATTCATAGGCATTATGCCGACAACCTGAAACTGGAAACATTGGCCGGGATGCTGAACTACAGCACGGCATATTTGGGACAGCTCTTTAAAAATAAGACAGGTGAGTACTTCAACACTTACCTGGACAGGGTCCGGATCCAAAAAGCCAAGGAGCTGCTGGAACAGGGAAAGAAGGTTTATGAGGTCGCCGAACTCGTCGGTTACACAAGCGTCAATTACTTCCACAGCAAATTCAAAAAATACGAGGGCCGTTCACCCTCTGAATTTAAAAATCCATAA
- a CDS encoding ABC transporter permease, which translates to MKAITLKTENGYKKTEQSKRTVWKVFKNQKYLYFMSIPFVLWVFVFQYLPLWGWTMAFQKYRPGVSFFEQKWVGFEHFRTLFQDDHFYQVLRNTLAMSFMGLAAGFIIPVAFALMLNEVRSQVMKRFVQTVSYLPHFVSWVVAAGIVTKMLSTDGGVVNSLLMSLNIIDQPIQFMAQGQWFWGIVTGADIWKETGWNAIIYLAAISGIGPELYEAARVDGASRLRQMWHITLPGIRPTIIVLLIMSIGHLLGTGFEKQFLLGNHLVIDYSEVLDLYALNYGLAMGRYSFGTAINIFNSVISLILLFAANGIFKRFTNESIM; encoded by the coding sequence ATGAAAGCGATAACATTAAAAACAGAAAACGGATACAAGAAGACAGAGCAATCAAAGAGGACTGTATGGAAGGTGTTCAAAAACCAGAAGTATCTTTACTTCATGTCCATCCCGTTCGTTCTTTGGGTCTTTGTCTTTCAGTACCTGCCTCTATGGGGCTGGACAATGGCCTTCCAAAAATATAGACCCGGCGTAAGTTTTTTCGAACAAAAGTGGGTCGGATTCGAGCACTTCCGCACGTTGTTCCAGGATGACCATTTCTACCAGGTGCTCCGGAATACGCTGGCCATGAGCTTTATGGGACTAGCCGCGGGTTTCATCATACCGGTCGCCTTTGCCCTGATGCTCAATGAGGTTCGTTCACAGGTTATGAAACGTTTTGTGCAAACCGTGTCTTATTTGCCGCATTTTGTTTCGTGGGTTGTAGCGGCGGGCATCGTGACCAAAATGCTCTCGACGGACGGAGGCGTCGTGAACAGCCTGCTGATGAGTCTCAACATTATCGATCAGCCGATTCAGTTTATGGCACAGGGGCAATGGTTCTGGGGGATTGTAACGGGAGCGGACATTTGGAAGGAAACCGGATGGAACGCCATTATCTACTTGGCGGCTATTTCCGGAATCGGCCCTGAGTTGTACGAAGCGGCACGGGTCGACGGCGCGAGCCGGCTGCGGCAAATGTGGCATATCACGCTGCCAGGGATTCGGCCGACAATCATCGTGCTCCTGATCATGTCCATTGGCCATTTACTCGGTACAGGCTTCGAGAAACAGTTTCTGTTAGGCAATCACCTGGTCATCGATTACTCCGAAGTGCTTGACTTGTATGCGCTTAATTATGGATTGGCCATGGGACGCTACTCGTTCGGGACGGCGATCAATATTTTCAATTCGGTCATAAGCCTGATCCTGTTGTTTGCGGCTAATGGAATATTTAAGCGCTTTACCAACGAAAGCATTATGTAA
- a CDS encoding carbohydrate ABC transporter permease yields MGTVKSTASAGRMKSKLKSKSPLDRMLEVFVYLSMIVVTVLTIYPFLNVLAISFNDSVDTVRGGITIWPRQFTLRNYEMIFSFSGLITGFKISVLRTVIGTVAGLISGSMLAYTLARREFQARKFISTFLAITMYVSGGLIPGFILMKDLHLINTFAVYILPGLVSAFNVFVIRSFIDGLPYALQESAKLDGANDFTIYWRVILPLCKPALATVALFLAVGQWNSWFDTYLFNGSNESLTTLQYELMKILQSTTTSATNSQDAANMAQRMAQVSPESVKMAITIIVTVPILVVYPFLQKYFVKGMTLGAVKS; encoded by the coding sequence ATGGGGACTGTCAAGAGTACTGCATCGGCCGGTCGAATGAAAAGCAAGCTGAAATCAAAATCACCGCTGGACCGAATGCTGGAAGTGTTCGTTTATCTATCCATGATCGTGGTTACCGTTTTGACGATTTATCCGTTTTTAAACGTGCTGGCGATCTCCTTTAACGATTCGGTGGACACCGTCAGAGGGGGCATTACGATCTGGCCAAGGCAATTCACGTTGAGAAATTACGAAATGATTTTTTCTTTCAGCGGCTTGATTACCGGATTTAAAATTTCCGTACTGCGGACGGTCATTGGCACCGTAGCGGGCTTGATTAGCGGTTCCATGCTGGCTTACACGCTTGCGCGCAGGGAATTCCAAGCAAGAAAATTTATTTCAACCTTTCTGGCTATAACCATGTATGTTTCGGGCGGCCTGATTCCGGGGTTTATCCTGATGAAGGATCTGCATCTCATCAATACGTTTGCCGTATACATTTTGCCGGGCCTCGTAAGCGCGTTTAACGTTTTCGTTATCCGTTCCTTCATTGACGGTCTGCCTTATGCGCTGCAAGAATCGGCCAAACTGGACGGTGCCAACGATTTTACGATTTACTGGCGCGTCATCCTGCCTCTTTGCAAGCCGGCGTTAGCGACTGTAGCGCTCTTCTTGGCGGTAGGGCAATGGAACTCTTGGTTTGATACCTATCTATTCAACGGGTCAAACGAATCGTTAACAACGCTGCAATATGAGCTGATGAAAATTTTGCAAAGCACAACAACAAGTGCGACCAATTCCCAGGATGCTGCCAATATGGCCCAGCGCATGGCGCAGGTTTCTCCGGAATCTGTTAAAATGGCCATCACGATTATCGTTACGGTGCCGATTCTGGTCGTCTATCCTTTCCTGCAAAAATATTTTGTGAAGGGCATGACGCTCGGAGCCGTAAAGAGTTAA
- a CDS encoding ABC transporter substrate-binding protein: MRSKFKRVAASLLSLTLVATLAACGGNDGSSAAHSDNDSSGANSNDLKPITFTYFSEDSSTNWNNMKDEVGKVITEKTGVTLDAEFAVGDPVQKISLIAATGNYPDLIAAKADVGKLVDAGAIIDLTDLIDKHAPNIKKMLGDKLVRTKYSLDDQAIYAIPTWSAVDEVKIKADGGFELQHRVVKEAGYPEIRTVKDFEKAIQDYIAKHPTDENGNKNIGLSLNADDWHMYQVTNLGFKTTGGPDDGEYYIDQKTHQATYHFRRPEEKEFFRWLNHMNAIGLLDPESFVQKTDQFKAKVASGRVLGLAAPEWEYGDGENALKAAGKFDQTYGHYPVTMSKEYKDTSFWSAGFDGGYGISISSTCKDPVRAIKFLDFLASEEGQILNNWGIEGKHYTIENGKRTLIPEVQERAINDAAAFQKESGLGLYWNLMVHYGDGIKDSTGNYFTRNYPELLTANYNEAEKETLKAYKAEHWKDLFPKEDEFQPRAYGAAYTMSLPNDDPAVILAAKMKDITWKRIPEAVMSKPEDFDKIWDAYMAELEKAGVKEMEEAYTKHIKNRVALWSTQ, translated from the coding sequence ATGAGATCGAAATTCAAAAGGGTGGCGGCGTCATTGCTGTCGCTGACATTAGTTGCAACGCTCGCGGCATGCGGCGGAAATGATGGCTCGTCTGCAGCTCATTCAGATAACGATTCATCCGGGGCGAATAGTAATGACCTGAAGCCCATCACATTTACTTATTTTTCGGAGGACTCCAGCACCAACTGGAATAACATGAAGGACGAAGTCGGCAAGGTAATCACGGAAAAAACCGGCGTGACATTGGACGCGGAGTTTGCTGTCGGCGATCCGGTTCAAAAGATTTCGCTCATTGCGGCAACCGGCAATTACCCCGATTTGATCGCAGCCAAGGCTGATGTCGGTAAGCTTGTCGACGCCGGCGCGATCATCGATCTGACTGATTTGATCGACAAGCATGCACCGAACATCAAGAAAATGCTTGGAGACAAGCTTGTTCGGACGAAGTACAGTTTGGACGACCAAGCGATCTACGCGATCCCGACCTGGTCGGCCGTCGATGAGGTGAAAATTAAAGCCGACGGAGGGTTTGAGCTTCAGCACCGTGTCGTCAAGGAAGCCGGGTATCCGGAAATTCGCACAGTAAAGGACTTTGAAAAAGCGATACAGGATTATATTGCCAAGCATCCGACAGACGAAAACGGCAACAAAAATATTGGCCTGTCCTTGAACGCCGACGATTGGCATATGTACCAAGTGACTAACTTGGGGTTCAAGACGACCGGAGGACCGGATGACGGCGAATATTACATTGACCAGAAAACGCACCAAGCGACGTATCATTTCCGCCGTCCGGAAGAAAAGGAGTTCTTCCGCTGGTTGAATCATATGAACGCCATTGGACTGCTGGATCCGGAGAGCTTCGTGCAGAAGACCGATCAGTTTAAGGCGAAAGTGGCTTCGGGACGGGTTCTTGGTCTTGCCGCACCGGAATGGGAATATGGAGACGGGGAAAACGCGCTGAAGGCAGCGGGCAAATTCGACCAGACTTACGGTCATTATCCGGTCACGATGAGCAAGGAGTACAAGGACACGAGCTTCTGGTCTGCCGGTTTTGACGGAGGGTATGGAATCTCAATCTCCAGCACATGCAAGGATCCGGTACGAGCCATTAAGTTCCTCGACTTTTTGGCATCGGAGGAAGGACAAATCCTGAATAACTGGGGTATCGAAGGAAAGCATTACACGATTGAAAACGGGAAGCGGACGCTTATTCCGGAGGTGCAGGAGCGGGCGATCAATGATGCCGCGGCGTTCCAAAAAGAGTCCGGACTCGGACTATACTGGAACTTGATGGTCCATTACGGCGACGGCATCAAGGATTCTACCGGCAACTACTTTACGCGGAACTATCCGGAGCTGCTGACCGCGAATTATAATGAAGCGGAAAAGGAAACGCTGAAGGCCTATAAGGCCGAGCATTGGAAAGACCTGTTCCCTAAAGAAGACGAATTCCAACCGAGAGCATACGGAGCAGCATACACGATGTCGCTGCCAAACGATGATCCTGCTGTAATCCTGGCTGCCAAAATGAAGGATATAACATGGAAACGAATTCCCGAGGCCGTGATGTCCAAGCCGGAAGACTTCGACAAGATTTGGGATGCCTATATGGCAGAGCTGGAGAAGGCCGGAGTTAAAGAAATGGAAGAGGCGTATACCAAGCATATCAAAAATCGGGTCGCACTGTGGTCTACCCAATAA
- a CDS encoding MFS transporter — translation MTDSQDFSNLSNRRRMTALILLTLTVFAIGTAELLPMGLLLPIATETKVSISTTGMLVTGYALGVVIGGPVLSALAGRLPRKTVLSVFLLVFIIGSIVCTAAPSYGLLLAGRVISSLAHGTLFGMIVVTAKNLAQPGKEGKSIALVGSGLTVSVILGAPLGTLLGQHLGWRFPFLVISLLSAAALLGIMKQLPPLPRSKGGSLKGQLRIVSRPDFLLVLLITIFGTGGTFAGFTYITPILERITGFSSDSVTIILLVFGAGSLLGNIAGGSLADKRLVPTLFGGLILLAVSMAVFTWSSHSKAAAVISVFIWGVAAYSIIPALNMLVLNKAGDAQELASTLNISAFNLGNAIGAFIGGLVIDSTLGLAAVPWVASVVTLLGIVLAIWSVILEKNRKCDRLPEYPFENRTA, via the coding sequence ATGACGGACTCACAAGACTTCAGTAATCTTTCCAACCGAAGAAGAATGACTGCACTCATTCTCTTAACCCTCACGGTATTTGCAATTGGCACGGCCGAGCTTCTCCCCATGGGACTCTTATTGCCTATTGCAACCGAGACCAAAGTTTCGATTTCTACCACAGGCATGCTTGTGACAGGATACGCTCTGGGCGTCGTCATAGGGGGACCCGTATTGTCGGCGTTAGCTGGAAGATTACCGCGAAAAACCGTATTAAGTGTATTCCTGCTCGTTTTTATTATAGGCAGTATCGTTTGCACCGCTGCTCCCTCGTATGGTTTATTGCTGGCAGGGCGAGTCATAAGCTCCTTAGCACACGGAACCCTGTTCGGCATGATCGTTGTCACTGCAAAGAATTTGGCTCAGCCAGGCAAGGAAGGAAAAAGTATCGCACTGGTCGGATCGGGACTGACCGTATCCGTCATCCTTGGTGCTCCCCTCGGAACCCTTCTTGGTCAACATTTGGGCTGGCGATTTCCTTTTCTGGTCATATCGCTTCTTTCTGCTGCGGCCCTGCTGGGCATCATGAAACAGCTTCCTCCATTACCGCGATCGAAAGGGGGCTCATTAAAAGGTCAGCTGCGTATCGTCAGCCGTCCCGATTTCCTCCTGGTTCTGCTCATCACCATATTCGGAACCGGCGGGACCTTCGCCGGGTTTACCTACATTACTCCGATTCTAGAACGAATAACAGGCTTCTCTAGTGATTCGGTTACAATCATTTTGCTTGTTTTCGGAGCAGGCTCGTTACTTGGCAACATCGCGGGAGGCAGCCTTGCCGATAAACGGCTCGTACCGACCTTGTTTGGCGGATTAATACTGTTAGCCGTATCTATGGCGGTATTTACTTGGTCGAGCCATAGCAAAGCTGCTGCCGTAATTAGTGTTTTCATCTGGGGAGTGGCCGCTTACAGCATTATTCCCGCTCTCAACATGTTAGTGCTGAACAAAGCCGGAGACGCACAAGAACTGGCCTCGACGCTCAATATATCGGCCTTCAATCTGGGCAACGCAATCGGCGCATTCATAGGCGGACTGGTGATCGATAGTACGTTGGGACTTGCTGCCGTACCGTGGGTTGCCTCCGTCGTCACACTGCTCGGGATTGTTTTGGCAATATGGAGTGTAATTTTGGAGAAGAACAGGAAATGTGATCGACTCCCTGAATATCCGTTCGAAAACCGGACCGCATAA
- a CDS encoding MerR family transcriptional regulator gives MFKISEFSKLSQVPAKTLRFYDQLELLKPAYTDPQSGYRYYTSDQLLVLHRILVFKDIGFTLEQIRQLLHDDVSPDEMRGMFRLKKAEVQSLIQSEIERLRRIEARLEQIERGGSPHDEVLVKKVDPLMVISVRETTSRVNIPYLFEEIDEYFKWNDVPLPSSHMVLWHSCAECEDNINLEIACPIQLPLPDSDRFKTKVLPEMTVASVKHVSRPDRDTPVSIDLGSWIERNHYRISSEMPSRECYLSKQEGSELCYITESQMPIAAR, from the coding sequence ATGTTTAAGATCAGCGAGTTTTCCAAATTGAGTCAAGTTCCTGCCAAAACGCTGCGCTTCTATGATCAACTTGAACTGCTCAAACCTGCATACACGGACCCGCAAAGCGGTTACCGGTACTATACAAGCGATCAATTGCTTGTCTTACATCGGATTCTCGTGTTTAAAGATATTGGATTTACGCTCGAACAGATTAGGCAGCTCCTTCATGATGACGTATCACCCGATGAAATGCGTGGGATGTTTCGCCTGAAGAAAGCAGAGGTGCAGTCGTTAATTCAGTCGGAAATCGAGCGATTGAGGCGAATTGAAGCGAGGCTGGAGCAGATTGAACGCGGTGGATCGCCGCATGATGAGGTTTTGGTTAAAAAGGTGGATCCGCTAATGGTCATTTCGGTCAGAGAAACCACGAGCAGGGTGAATATCCCTTATTTATTTGAAGAAATTGACGAATATTTCAAGTGGAACGACGTGCCGCTGCCCTCTTCGCATATGGTCCTGTGGCACAGTTGCGCGGAGTGCGAAGATAATATCAACCTGGAGATTGCCTGCCCTATTCAGCTTCCACTCCCCGACTCGGATCGATTCAAGACGAAAGTGCTCCCCGAAATGACCGTTGCGTCGGTCAAGCACGTCAGCCGCCCCGACAGAGATACACCGGTGAGTATCGATCTTGGTTCCTGGATTGAAAGAAATCATTACCGAATAAGCTCTGAGATGCCGAGCAGAGAATGTTATTTATCAAAGCAAGAGGGCAGTGAGTTATGTTATATCACCGAAAGCCAGATGCCGATTGCAGCACGCTGA